In a genomic window of Babylonia areolata isolate BAREFJ2019XMU chromosome 3, ASM4173473v1, whole genome shotgun sequence:
- the LOC143279739 gene encoding cytochrome P450 2J5-like produces the protein MLDVTTCLVFVVVFLCVWLVQRSKHGNQSVLPLPPSPPLALPLVGHLYLMPKDPREQLKTWRQQYGDIFHLQFGSHILVVISSYQWLKEAFVDFGDFFSQRPDVFTLNEVGKKRGVALSSGETWKEQRKVALDILRELGLGKNILAQKIQEEVVEYLKELEEENGQAFDPCRRTHHGIANIICSVVFGQRYEHGDPFFTKCLSALQSNMRDVGGDASILNFMPYLRFLPGDLFHLKRIARNASLLDKFCLDIYLEHLQRYDENCIDDFISAYIREMKRKEAAGEPTTLNEKNLLQVVGDLFGAGTETTASTICWAIAYFLHYPQVQEKCFQEIQDKIGSGRLPTLQDKLDLPYLEATIMEVQRKVNIVPFGILRSVSQDFVFHDYLIPKDAVIMPLMESALSDDQMWGDPEAFRPERFLDGSGKCIHPAQFIPFSLGRRMCLGESLAKMELFLFLSAMIQRFIFLPPEDGTLPSLQGILGITVGNQPFKMRALPRK, from the exons ATGCTGGACGTCACAACGTGTTTGGTGTTCGTTGtggtattcttgtgtgtgtggctggttcaACGTTCGAAGCACGGGAACCAGTCAGTCCTTCCTCTTCCACCCAGCCCGCCCTTGGCTCTTCCCTTGGTCGGACACCTGTATCTCATGCCAAAG GATCCCCGAGAGCAGTTGAAAACCTGGCGACAGCAGTACGGAGATATCTTTCATCTGCAGTTTGGTTCCCACATCCTTGTGGTGATCAGTTCCTACCAGTGGCTCAAAGAAGCCTTTGTTGATTTTGGTGATTTCTTCTCCCAGCGCCCTGATGTTTTTACACTGAACGAAGTGGGCAAAAAGCGAG GTGTTGCTCTATCTTCTGGTGAAACATGGAAGGAACAACGCAAGGTGGCCCTTGATATTCTGCGAGAGCTGGGCCTGGGCAAAAACATCTTGGCTCAGAAAATCCAGGAGGAAGTTGTGGAATACCTCAAAGAGCTGGAGGAGGAAAACGGCCAGGCCTTTGACCCTTGTCGCCGCACTCACCATGGTATCGCCAACATCATTTGCTCTGTGGTATTCGGACAGCGTTACGAGCATGGTGatcctttcttcacaaaatgtcTCTCTGCACTTCAGAGCAACATGAGGGATGTTGGAGGGGATGCATCAATTTTGAATTTCATGCCATACCTTCGTTTCCTTCCCGGAGATTTGTTCCACCTGAAGCGTATAGCAAGAAATGCCAGCTTGCTTGACAAGTTTTGTCTGGATATTTACCTTGAACATTTACAACGGTATGATGAAAACTGCATTGATGACTTTATCAGTGCCTACATCAGAGAAATGAAAAGGAAGGAAGCAGCTGGTGAGCCTACAACGCTGAATG AGAAAAACCTTCTGCAAGTGGTTGGTGATCTGTTTGGTGCGGGGACAGAGACCACAGCATCAACAATTTGCTGGGCCATTGCCTACTTTCTGCACTATCCGCAG GTGCAAGAGAAATGCTTCCAAGAGATTCAAGACAAGATCGGCAGTGGCAGATTGCCGACTCTGCAAGACAAGCTTGACCTCCCTTACCTGGAAGCCACCATCATGGAAGTCCAGCGTAAAGTCAACATCGTTCCCTTCGGCATTCTGCGCTCTGTGTCACAGGATTTTGTTTTCCATGACTACCTCATCCCAAAGGATGCAGTCATTATGCCCTTGATGGAGTCTGCGCTTTCGGATGACCAGATGTGGGGAGATCCTGAAGCTTTCCGCCCTGAGAGGTTTCTGGATGGTTCTGGGAAATGCATTCACCCTGCCCAGTTCATTCCCTTCTCTCTTG GGCGTCGGATGTGTCTTGGGGAGTCCCTGGCCAAAATGGAGctgtttcttttcctgtctgccATGATTCAGAGATTCATCTTTCTGCCCCCAGAGGATGGGACTCTGCCATCTTTACAAGGCATTCTGGGAATAACAGTTGGCAACCAACCGTTTAAAATGAGAGCACTACCAAGAAAGtaa